A single genomic interval of Meleagris gallopavo isolate NT-WF06-2002-E0010 breed Aviagen turkey brand Nicholas breeding stock chromosome 6, Turkey_5.1, whole genome shotgun sequence harbors:
- the LOC104911451 gene encoding protein AF-10-like, whose amino-acid sequence MVSSEPLLLPVSLEGEFSTSMKEMIGGCCVCSDERGWAENPLVYCDGHGCNVAVHQACYGIVQVPTGPWFCRKCESQERAARVVGALLYVATYSDGVGIVC is encoded by the exons ATGGTCTCTAGCGAGCCGCTGCTGCTGCCGGTGTCACTGGAGGGCGAGTTCTCCACTAGCATGAAGGAGATGATCGGCGGCTGCTGCGTGTGCTCCGACGAGAGGGGCTGGGCCGAGAACCCGCTCGTTTACTGCGACGGGCACGGCTGCAATGTCGCAGTGCATCAAG CTTGCTATGGAATTGTTCAAGTACCCACTGGACCTTGGTTCTGCAGAAAGTGTGAATCTCAGGAAAGAGCGGCCAGAGTGGTAGGTGCTTTGTTATATGTTGCTACTTACAGTGATGGTGTGGGCATTGTCTGCTGA